From Deltaproteobacteria bacterium, a single genomic window includes:
- a CDS encoding urea carboxylase-associated family protein translates to MKTILQNHVPHNTGWCAEMKQGQVIRITATTTVDFVFFKLNNLIERFDQPRTKVYNMKMFISTGDKLMGRNNQHMMTIVYDGNKTGTHDLQKGMCSGYRFKLAQQENRLAEYYPREIKEIPDHGCYENLSKAVAAYGIIAEDIPSPFNLNQHMIIDGKSGKMEHTQVRPPEGNYMDLRAEMDLLVALSACPDLAVGGKPVDVMIYEP, encoded by the coding sequence ATGAAAACCATTTTGCAAAACCACGTGCCGCACAACACCGGCTGGTGCGCCGAAATGAAACAAGGCCAAGTGATCCGCATCACCGCGACGACCACGGTGGACTTCGTTTTCTTCAAGCTAAACAACTTGATCGAGCGCTTCGATCAGCCGCGCACCAAAGTTTATAATATGAAAATGTTCATCAGCACCGGCGATAAACTCATGGGGCGCAACAACCAGCACATGATGACGATCGTCTACGACGGCAACAAAACCGGCACTCATGACTTGCAAAAAGGCATGTGCAGCGGCTACCGCTTCAAACTGGCGCAGCAGGAAAACCGCCTGGCCGAATATTACCCGCGCGAGATCAAAGAAATCCCCGACCACGGTTGTTACGAGAATTTGTCGAAGGCCGTAGCTGCCTATGGCATCATTGCCGAAGATATTCCAAGCCCGTTCAATTTGAACCAGCATATGATCATCGACGGCAAGAGCGGCAAGATGGAACACACCCAAGTGCGTCCGCCGGAAGGCAACTACATGGATCTGCGCGCCGAGATGGACTTACTGGTCGCGCTCAGCGCCTGTCCCGATCTCGCCGTCGGCGGTAAACCGGTGGACGTGATGATTTACGAACCGTGA